CGCTATAATACTTATTATCGGCTGGTTGTTGGGCTTCTTTGTTTATTCTGCAACTGGACTGATTCATGTCCTCCTGGTGCTGGCGATCGTAGCCATACTCCTCCAGATCATAAGGGGAGCGAGATGAGTCCGTTTTCATAAAATATTATACAAAA
The DNA window shown above is from Chitinophaga agri and carries:
- a CDS encoding lmo0937 family membrane protein, whose amino-acid sequence is MGSLLYLIAIILIIGWLLGFFVYSATGLIHVLLVLAIVAILLQIIRGAR